A stretch of Gemmatimonas aurantiaca T-27 DNA encodes these proteins:
- a CDS encoding PhoH family protein yields MTEPRGERTAESAVIARVSVEGADQQLLAGVNDGNLVELGRATGVRVALRGDHLSLTGDAEAVARAEGVAAAMVTMVREGKSVGADDVLRLSLIERPADAPGATNGSLVLPGARRGVQPKTPGQAEYLAKIAEHDIVIGIGPAGTGKTYLAVAAAVDALMRKRVRRIVLARPAVEAGENLGFLPGDMQAKVDPYLRPLYDALDDLIPVERIQKLIEARTIEVAPLAFMRGRTLGDSFVILDEAQNATGMQMKMFLTRLGVNSKIVITGDKTQVDLPRREDSGLMQIERILHGIDGISFHYFTEADVVRHRLVRDIIRAYNEDAAGG; encoded by the coding sequence ATGACGGAACCACGCGGCGAGCGGACGGCCGAATCGGCCGTCATCGCTCGGGTCTCGGTCGAGGGAGCGGACCAGCAGCTCCTGGCCGGGGTCAACGATGGCAATCTCGTCGAGCTGGGACGCGCCACTGGCGTGCGGGTCGCGTTGCGCGGTGACCATCTCTCGCTGACCGGTGACGCGGAGGCCGTGGCTCGTGCCGAAGGGGTCGCGGCCGCCATGGTCACCATGGTGCGTGAAGGCAAGTCGGTGGGCGCCGACGATGTGCTGCGCCTCTCGCTCATCGAACGCCCGGCTGATGCGCCGGGCGCCACGAATGGCTCCTTGGTATTACCCGGCGCTCGGCGCGGTGTGCAGCCCAAGACGCCCGGACAGGCCGAGTATCTCGCCAAGATCGCCGAACATGACATCGTCATCGGCATCGGCCCCGCCGGCACGGGCAAGACCTACCTGGCCGTGGCCGCTGCGGTGGATGCCCTCATGCGCAAGCGTGTACGGCGCATCGTGCTGGCGCGTCCGGCCGTGGAAGCCGGTGAGAACCTGGGCTTTCTGCCGGGCGACATGCAGGCCAAGGTCGATCCGTATCTGCGCCCCCTGTACGACGCGCTCGACGACCTCATTCCGGTCGAGCGCATTCAGAAGCTCATCGAAGCGCGCACCATCGAAGTGGCGCCGCTCGCCTTCATGCGTGGCCGCACCCTCGGCGATTCGTTTGTCATTCTCGACGAAGCGCAGAATGCCACCGGCATGCAGATGAAGATGTTCCTCACGCGTCTGGGCGTGAACTCGAAGATCGTCATCACGGGTGACAAGACGCAGGTCGACCTGCCGCGTCGCGAAGACTCCGGATTGATGCAGATCGAGCGCATCCTGCATGGCATCGACGGCATCTCGTTCCACTACTTCACAGAAGCCGACGTCGTCCGTCATCGTCTCGTGCGCGACATCATCCGCGCGTACAACGAAGACGCGGCGGGGGGCTGA
- the aspS gene encoding aspartate--tRNA ligase, with translation MSLSSEPSVLATSLRTDTCGLLRRADVGRTVRLGGWVHRSRDLGGLVFIDLRDRTGLVQLAFGPAWTAAEVQHAAAAIGVESVVLCEGEVVAREADRVNPDMGTGEVEVRVTSIRVVGPAVTPALPVARGRGDKMPAEELRLRHRYLDLRRPELQDNLVLRHRLMQVTRRFLSDRGYLELETPILTKPTPEGARDYLVPSRVHPGEFYALPQSPQIYKQLFMCCGYDRYFQIARCFRDEDLRADRQPEFTQIDIEASFIEREDILTMAQGLIGALWKEAGHDIPAQFERMSYADAMEQYGCDRPDLRYGLVLRDYSSVFAGLDFAVTNAALAAGARVRGVVIPGGAAWSRKQVDELEALAKGAGAGGLLRLRMADGAYDGPLAKFLTDDAKAAFALTDGDLALFVAAADHVSSPALDRVRQECARRLEIVDDKAQRFLIVMDFPMFEKDPVTGALAAVHHPFTASHPEDMQAYPDEPARWRALAYDVVLNGTELGGGSIRTSDPAVQSRMFSLLGIGSTEEQERRFGFLLEGLRAGAPPHGGIAFGFDRIAMLLSGATSLRDVIAFPKTTAARSLFEGAPVAVPADDLRELHIAVRGEGVS, from the coding sequence ATGTCGCTTTCGTCCGAACCGTCCGTGTTGGCCACGTCACTGCGCACCGACACCTGTGGCCTGCTCCGTCGGGCAGACGTGGGACGCACCGTGAGGCTCGGCGGGTGGGTTCATCGCAGCCGCGATCTCGGCGGGCTGGTATTCATCGACCTGCGCGACCGCACCGGTCTGGTGCAACTCGCCTTCGGCCCCGCATGGACCGCTGCCGAGGTGCAGCATGCGGCGGCGGCCATCGGTGTGGAGTCGGTCGTGCTGTGCGAGGGGGAAGTCGTCGCGCGTGAGGCCGATCGGGTGAATCCCGACATGGGCACCGGTGAAGTGGAAGTGCGTGTCACGTCCATTCGTGTCGTCGGCCCCGCCGTCACGCCCGCTCTCCCGGTGGCCCGTGGTCGCGGTGACAAGATGCCGGCGGAAGAACTGCGCCTGCGTCATCGCTATCTCGATCTGCGCCGTCCCGAGCTGCAGGACAATCTCGTGCTGCGCCATCGCCTGATGCAGGTGACGCGCCGCTTCCTGAGCGATCGGGGGTATCTCGAACTCGAGACGCCGATCCTCACCAAGCCCACGCCCGAAGGTGCACGCGACTACCTCGTGCCCAGCCGGGTGCATCCGGGCGAGTTCTATGCGTTGCCGCAGTCACCGCAGATCTACAAGCAGTTGTTCATGTGCTGCGGCTATGATCGCTACTTCCAGATCGCGCGCTGCTTCCGCGACGAAGACCTGCGTGCCGACCGTCAGCCGGAATTCACGCAGATCGATATCGAAGCCTCGTTCATCGAGCGTGAAGACATCCTCACGATGGCGCAGGGGCTGATTGGCGCGCTGTGGAAAGAAGCCGGGCATGACATCCCGGCGCAGTTCGAGCGCATGAGCTATGCCGATGCGATGGAACAGTACGGCTGTGATCGCCCCGACCTGCGTTATGGCCTCGTGCTGCGCGACTACAGCAGTGTGTTCGCCGGTCTCGATTTTGCCGTGACCAACGCGGCATTGGCCGCTGGCGCGCGTGTACGCGGTGTGGTGATTCCCGGTGGCGCGGCGTGGAGCCGCAAGCAAGTCGACGAACTCGAAGCGCTGGCCAAGGGCGCCGGTGCAGGTGGTCTGCTGCGCCTGCGTATGGCCGACGGGGCCTACGATGGCCCGCTCGCCAAGTTCCTCACCGACGATGCCAAGGCCGCGTTTGCGCTCACCGATGGTGATCTGGCACTGTTTGTCGCGGCGGCCGATCACGTCAGCAGCCCGGCGCTCGATCGTGTGCGGCAGGAATGTGCGCGTCGCCTCGAGATCGTCGATGACAAAGCGCAGCGGTTCCTGATCGTGATGGACTTCCCGATGTTCGAAAAGGATCCGGTGACCGGCGCACTCGCAGCGGTCCACCATCCGTTCACGGCGTCGCACCCGGAAGACATGCAGGCCTACCCGGACGAACCGGCCCGCTGGCGTGCGCTCGCGTACGATGTGGTGCTCAACGGTACCGAACTGGGTGGTGGCAGCATCCGCACCAGTGACCCGGCCGTGCAGTCGCGCATGTTCAGCCTGCTCGGTATCGGCAGCACGGAAGAGCAGGAACGTCGTTTTGGTTTCCTGCTCGAAGGCCTGCGCGCGGGCGCCCCACCACACGGTGGCATCGCGTTTGGCTTCGATCGCATCGCCATGCTGCTGTCGGGAGCCACCTCGTTGCGTGACGTGATTGCCTTCCCGAAGACCACGGCGGCACGTTCCCTGTTCGAAGGCGCTCCGGTGGCCGTCCCGGCGGACGATCTCCGAGAGCTGCATATCGCCGTGCGCGGCGAAGGAGTGTCATGA
- the rlmN gene encoding 23S rRNA (adenine(2503)-C(2))-methyltransferase RlmN yields the protein MTVLPDLLDFDPDAALALLGEWMAARGEPAYRAAQVFGRLWQRPVRSFDEMTELPKALREGLAGSFRITALELTTRQKSMDGTEKFLFRMHDGQLIETVAIPDGDRLTFCISSQAGCALQCAFCATGAMGFQRNLHPSEIAGQVRELRMLTPSIVPTNIVFMGMGEPLMNWKAVSPTLSLLNDPRALGIGARHITISTVGVLPGIVALAARPEQFRLAISIHAPSDALRRTLMPVNTKYPLADVIAAAREFDRRVTFEYVMLGGVNDQPEHAAQLAQLARDCRAFVNLIPLHPGGSMGFSPSTTPTINAFAKAIRARGVETAVRRSRGLDIAAACGQLRTERLGRRLPVAAQDHGEVHVA from the coding sequence GTGACCGTACTCCCTGACCTGCTCGACTTCGACCCCGACGCGGCCCTGGCGCTGCTCGGTGAGTGGATGGCCGCGCGCGGAGAGCCCGCCTATCGGGCCGCCCAGGTGTTCGGTCGCCTTTGGCAGCGTCCGGTGCGCTCGTTCGATGAGATGACCGAGTTGCCCAAGGCGCTGCGCGAGGGGCTGGCGGGTTCGTTCCGCATCACCGCCCTCGAGCTGACCACGCGGCAGAAGTCGATGGATGGGACGGAGAAGTTTCTGTTCCGCATGCACGACGGGCAGTTGATCGAAACGGTGGCCATTCCCGACGGTGATCGCCTGACCTTCTGCATTTCGTCGCAGGCCGGCTGTGCCCTGCAGTGCGCGTTCTGTGCCACCGGGGCGATGGGGTTCCAGCGCAACTTGCATCCCTCGGAGATTGCCGGTCAGGTGCGTGAACTGCGCATGCTCACGCCGTCCATCGTGCCCACCAACATCGTGTTCATGGGCATGGGGGAGCCGCTCATGAACTGGAAGGCGGTGAGTCCCACGCTGTCGCTGCTGAATGATCCGCGTGCCCTGGGCATTGGCGCGCGGCACATCACGATTTCCACGGTGGGTGTACTGCCCGGTATCGTGGCACTCGCGGCCCGTCCGGAACAGTTCCGGCTCGCGATCTCCATTCATGCCCCGTCGGATGCGCTGCGGCGCACCCTGATGCCGGTCAACACGAAGTATCCGCTGGCCGACGTCATCGCGGCGGCACGGGAGTTCGACCGTCGGGTGACGTTCGAATACGTCATGCTGGGCGGCGTGAACGATCAACCGGAACACGCGGCGCAGTTGGCACAGTTGGCCCGCGATTGCCGTGCCTTCGTGAATCTCATTCCGCTGCATCCGGGTGGCTCGATGGGTTTCTCCCCATCCACCACACCAACCATCAACGCCTTCGCCAAGGCGATTCGCGCGCGTGGGGTGGAAACGGCGGTGCGCCGCAGCCGCGGGCTCGATATCGCCGCGGCCTGTGGTCAGCTACGGACGGAGCGGCTCGGTCGGCGGCTGCCAGTCGCGGCCCAGGACCACGGTGAGGTCCACGTAGCGTGA
- a CDS encoding LytR C-terminal domain-containing protein encodes MTHGFPTWPEPPESRGGGRRGWLLAVVVLVVVAAGSAFAWWQFAQPAADAAPAAPSSTVSVQDSTARPPADTRVMVRVVNASGVRGLARRATLVLRDFGYDVVDYDSERDAKRPVTQILVHTGHAPWAERLQRALGVGEITPSTDTSRYVDLTVVLGRDWQPPTEPLRP; translated from the coding sequence ATGACGCACGGGTTTCCAACCTGGCCTGAACCTCCCGAATCACGCGGTGGCGGGCGACGTGGATGGCTGTTGGCCGTCGTTGTGCTGGTGGTCGTGGCAGCGGGCTCCGCGTTCGCCTGGTGGCAGTTTGCGCAGCCGGCGGCAGATGCCGCACCAGCAGCACCGTCGTCAACAGTGTCCGTCCAGGACAGCACGGCGAGGCCGCCCGCTGACACGCGCGTGATGGTGCGCGTGGTGAATGCGTCGGGGGTACGGGGGCTCGCACGACGGGCCACGCTGGTGCTGCGCGATTTTGGCTACGACGTGGTGGACTACGACTCCGAGCGCGACGCCAAGCGTCCGGTCACGCAAATCCTCGTGCACACGGGTCACGCCCCATGGGCCGAGCGTCTGCAGCGGGCGCTGGGCGTGGGAGAGATCACGCCCAGCACCGACACGTCACGCTACGTGGACCTCACCGTGGTCCTGGGCCGCGACTGGCAGCCGCCGACCGAGCCGCTCCGTCCGTAG
- the trpA gene encoding tryptophan synthase subunit alpha encodes MASASATTSPDVSAPSRLTARFRALAAEGRKALVCYVTAGYPDPASSVQLLRGLAEAGADVIEVGVPFSDPMADGPVIQHSSQVALEHGITLSRTLDIVKEAGLDVPVVLFSYLNPILAGGDDVLRRARAAGVDGVLATDLPVGADPEREAWFGSSGLDFVRLVAPTTPAPRMAEIARHGGGFVYLISRLGVTGERDSLPDDLPVTVQRLRSATSLPLCIGFGISTPADAKAAAALGDGVVVGSALVRAAGRSIEDAIALTRSLRAALDER; translated from the coding sequence ATGGCATCAGCATCGGCGACCACTTCGCCTGACGTCTCCGCTCCGTCGCGCCTCACTGCGCGGTTTCGCGCACTGGCCGCCGAAGGTCGAAAGGCACTCGTCTGCTATGTCACGGCCGGTTATCCGGACCCGGCCTCCAGTGTGCAATTGCTGCGTGGGCTGGCCGAAGCGGGAGCGGATGTCATCGAGGTGGGCGTCCCGTTCTCCGATCCGATGGCCGATGGTCCGGTCATTCAGCACAGCTCACAGGTCGCGCTCGAACACGGTATCACGCTGTCCCGCACGCTCGACATCGTGAAGGAAGCGGGCCTCGATGTGCCCGTGGTGTTGTTCAGCTACCTGAATCCCATCCTGGCCGGTGGGGACGATGTGTTGCGTCGCGCCCGCGCGGCGGGGGTTGATGGTGTGCTGGCTACCGACCTGCCGGTTGGTGCCGACCCCGAGCGCGAAGCCTGGTTCGGATCGAGCGGTCTCGATTTTGTGCGTCTGGTCGCGCCGACCACCCCGGCGCCGCGCATGGCGGAGATCGCCCGGCACGGCGGGGGCTTTGTGTATCTCATCAGCCGACTCGGCGTGACCGGTGAGCGTGACTCGCTCCCTGACGATCTCCCGGTCACCGTGCAGCGTCTACGCAGCGCCACCTCGCTGCCACTGTGCATCGGTTTTGGCATTTCCACGCCTGCTGATGCCAAGGCCGCTGCCGCCCTGGGTGATGGCGTGGTGGTGGGAAGTGCGCTGGTGCGTGCGGCCGGCCGCTCCATCGAAGATGCCATCGCGCTGACGCGTTCGCTGCGCGCGGCCCTCGATGAGCGCTGA
- a CDS encoding HD-GYP domain-containing protein: protein MGTGAMADQSSGAAAQKHARAFIVAMNSAVRAVRLYPIENAAVQRAIAELGNSAERVRQDEDECALRRIGDFLFVNETRLRLSFDNYAAVASLLGLFREAGIGGIVLVGRPDPRAWVVLLSFLQSPPLEYPEEERLAQLTARLEQARVADFELSPPLEEGVREEAELDAKERARQTYVRSLDVTREIITSTRLGKSPSLKRVKRAVQGIVDSILTDSTSLMGLTTLRDFDEYTFVHSVNVCIMSVALGRRLGLAKLQLLDLGLAALLHDLGKSRVPLELLNKRGELDEDERLLLQSHTWQGVLALFGIPGVATRPWRAMSAAYEHHMRTDLSGYPRLVRPRTLSMFSKIIAVTDGFDAATTSRVYQDAPWTPADVLRGMRDNPRLGLDPVVVKAFINLTGIYPVGTVVVLDTFEIALVMAANPDAAALSRPLVRILMDERGNPVQNTAQLMDLTARDASGQFVRSIIRTEDPHRYGISIGDHFA, encoded by the coding sequence ATGGGCACAGGCGCGATGGCCGACCAGAGCAGCGGCGCAGCGGCACAGAAACACGCACGGGCATTCATCGTGGCGATGAACAGCGCCGTGCGCGCGGTACGCCTGTACCCCATCGAAAACGCCGCTGTCCAGCGGGCCATCGCCGAACTGGGGAACAGCGCCGAACGCGTGCGGCAGGACGAAGACGAATGTGCGCTGCGGAGAATTGGCGACTTTCTTTTCGTGAACGAAACGCGGTTGCGACTGTCGTTCGACAACTATGCGGCCGTGGCGTCGTTGCTCGGGCTGTTCCGGGAAGCGGGCATTGGGGGCATCGTGCTGGTCGGCCGTCCCGACCCGCGCGCCTGGGTGGTGTTGCTGTCTTTCCTCCAGTCCCCGCCGCTCGAATATCCCGAAGAAGAGCGTCTGGCGCAGCTCACGGCGCGACTCGAACAGGCCCGCGTGGCCGACTTCGAACTCTCACCGCCGCTGGAAGAAGGCGTGCGCGAAGAGGCCGAACTCGATGCCAAGGAACGCGCCCGGCAGACCTATGTGCGCTCGCTCGACGTCACGCGCGAGATCATCACGTCCACGCGGTTGGGCAAGAGCCCCAGCCTCAAGCGTGTGAAGCGCGCCGTGCAGGGCATTGTCGATTCGATTCTCACCGATTCGACCTCGCTGATGGGGCTCACCACGCTCCGGGATTTCGACGAATACACGTTTGTGCACAGCGTGAACGTGTGCATCATGTCGGTCGCGCTCGGCCGTCGGCTGGGGTTGGCCAAGCTGCAACTGCTCGACCTCGGCCTCGCGGCGCTGCTGCACGACCTGGGCAAGTCGCGTGTGCCGCTCGAACTGCTGAACAAGCGCGGCGAACTGGATGAGGACGAACGGTTGCTGCTGCAGTCGCACACCTGGCAGGGTGTGTTGGCGCTGTTCGGCATTCCCGGTGTGGCCACACGTCCCTGGCGGGCCATGTCGGCCGCCTACGAACATCACATGCGCACCGATCTCTCTGGTTATCCGCGGCTGGTGCGGCCTCGCACGTTGTCGATGTTCTCGAAGATCATCGCTGTCACCGATGGCTTCGATGCCGCCACGACGAGCCGCGTGTATCAGGATGCGCCCTGGACGCCGGCCGATGTGCTGCGGGGGATGCGCGACAATCCCCGCCTGGGGCTCGATCCGGTGGTGGTGAAGGCGTTCATCAACCTGACCGGTATCTACCCGGTTGGCACGGTCGTGGTGCTCGATACCTTCGAAATCGCGCTGGTGATGGCCGCCAATCCCGACGCGGCGGCATTGTCGCGTCCGCTGGTTCGCATCCTGATGGACGAGCGTGGCAACCCGGTGCAGAACACCGCACAACTGATGGACCTTACGGCGCGCGATGCGTCTGGCCAGTTTGTTCGCTCTATCATTCGCACCGAGGATCCGCACCGTTATGGCATCAGCATCGGCGACCACTTCGCCTGA
- a CDS encoding HEAT repeat domain-containing protein, producing the protein MTMAVHDTTPSPQAVSAIEDALRAMSKAFRAVQLYLPNNPARGQSLELARTAFAKIWAHESVLELQVQEASFLWEGRTVFQDADRGTESLPWLMHRDGLRAMAFQPGCEQQDLEALLSLLQRARAAANDDDDLVTMLWVADLGHVTYRYVDVGNAAEPMLMSSGDRPGVASFAPGQAPLAVPPAETQPPGEGPPGMVRVENFDTTLYFLDQRETAYLQDELRREYTEDQRRLVLASLFDILETRPEEEAQREVLGILDQLVIEFLTLGDYELVAYVLREAATTARRPQLGPALVQSLEALPGRLSEPQVVAQLLHALDESRRTPVASLLEGLFTELRAEALEPLVSWLGGASASPARASIERASLRLAGAHTAELNRLLEHPKEAVVRGALRLVAQLGTAAAVPGLARLLRVAEAQIRAEAVGVLADIGSPSALQALERAIDDADRDVRVATYRAIGTRKHGGALPRLLDAIRRKETRSADLGEKMALFEAFGSLCGNSGVNELDTLLNARGLLGAKENAEIRACAARALGLIGTPMAMGSLQRAADTKDLVVRNAVARAMRGGQ; encoded by the coding sequence ATGACCATGGCTGTTCACGACACCACGCCATCGCCGCAGGCAGTTTCCGCGATCGAGGACGCGCTTCGGGCGATGTCCAAGGCGTTTCGTGCCGTGCAGCTCTACCTGCCGAACAATCCCGCGCGCGGGCAGAGTCTCGAACTCGCGCGCACCGCGTTTGCGAAGATCTGGGCGCACGAGTCGGTGCTCGAATTGCAGGTGCAGGAAGCGTCGTTCCTGTGGGAAGGGCGCACCGTGTTTCAGGACGCCGATCGCGGAACCGAATCGCTGCCCTGGTTGATGCATCGCGATGGACTGCGCGCGATGGCGTTTCAGCCAGGATGTGAGCAGCAGGATCTCGAGGCGCTGCTGTCGCTGTTGCAGCGCGCACGAGCGGCGGCGAACGATGACGATGATCTGGTGACCATGCTGTGGGTGGCCGACCTGGGCCATGTCACGTATCGGTACGTGGATGTCGGCAATGCGGCGGAGCCCATGCTCATGTCGTCGGGCGACCGCCCCGGTGTGGCGAGCTTTGCGCCAGGGCAGGCGCCGTTGGCCGTACCACCCGCCGAGACGCAGCCTCCGGGAGAGGGGCCGCCTGGTATGGTGCGTGTCGAGAACTTCGACACCACGCTCTACTTCCTCGACCAGCGCGAAACGGCGTACCTGCAGGACGAACTGCGCCGCGAATACACCGAGGATCAACGCCGGCTGGTCCTGGCCAGTCTTTTCGACATTCTCGAGACGCGTCCCGAAGAGGAAGCACAGCGCGAAGTGCTGGGCATTCTCGATCAGTTGGTGATCGAGTTCCTCACGCTGGGTGACTATGAGCTGGTCGCCTATGTGCTGCGCGAGGCGGCGACCACCGCACGTCGGCCACAACTTGGACCGGCGCTGGTGCAGTCGCTGGAAGCGCTCCCCGGTCGCCTCAGTGAACCGCAGGTCGTGGCGCAGTTGCTGCACGCGCTCGATGAAAGCCGGCGCACGCCGGTGGCATCCTTGCTCGAAGGACTCTTCACCGAGCTGCGTGCCGAAGCGCTGGAACCGTTGGTGTCCTGGCTCGGTGGCGCGAGCGCGTCGCCGGCCCGAGCGTCCATCGAGCGTGCGTCGCTGCGATTGGCGGGGGCACACACGGCCGAACTGAATCGTTTGCTCGAGCATCCCAAGGAAGCGGTCGTGCGAGGCGCGCTCCGCCTGGTGGCTCAGTTGGGTACGGCCGCAGCGGTGCCCGGTCTCGCCCGGCTGCTGCGTGTCGCCGAAGCCCAGATACGCGCCGAAGCGGTGGGGGTGCTTGCTGACATCGGCTCACCCAGCGCCCTGCAGGCACTCGAGCGCGCGATCGACGATGCGGATCGTGATGTGCGCGTCGCCACCTATCGCGCCATCGGCACCCGCAAACATGGCGGCGCCTTGCCGCGCCTGCTCGATGCCATTCGGCGCAAGGAGACCCGCAGTGCAGACCTGGGCGAAAAGATGGCGCTGTTCGAGGCGTTTGGCAGTCTGTGTGGCAACTCGGGCGTGAATGAACTCGACACACTGCTGAACGCACGCGGACTGTTGGGCGCGAAGGAAAATGCCGAGATCCGGGCCTGTGCCGCGCGGGCGCTGGGGCTGATCGGCACCCCGATGGCCATGGGTTCGTTGCAGCGCGCCGCAGACACGAAAGATCTGGTGGTGCGCAACGCCGTGGCGCGCGCCATGCGAGGCGGTCAGTAA
- the trpB gene encoding tryptophan synthase subunit beta — protein MTVEQSDMAGNSTLGTVANDRFGPFGGRYVPETLIPALDALDIAFDAANADPAFRAELDGLLREYVGRPTALTFAPRLSERIGAPVWLKREDLNHTGAHKINNTVGQALLARRMGKRRIIAETGAGQHGVATATICARFGLECVVYMGEEDMRRQALNVFRMRLLGATVVPVTAGTRTLKDATTEAIRDWVTTVNDSHYIIGSVVGPAPYPRMVREFQSVIGRESRAQMLERAGRLPKTVVACIGGGSNAMGIFSGFVQDADVELVGVEAAGDGLDTDRHSASITKGTPGVLHGSLSYLLQDEAGQVHPAHSISAGLDYPGVGPEHSWLHDSGRALYDSVTDTEALRGVAVLSRLEGIIPALETAHAVAWVERSAGRWQADEPVLLCVSGRGDKDVGTISQHTLPDV, from the coding sequence ATGACGGTGGAGCAGAGCGACATGGCGGGCAATTCGACACTCGGGACGGTGGCCAACGATCGCTTCGGGCCGTTCGGCGGTCGGTACGTGCCGGAGACGCTGATCCCGGCCCTCGACGCGCTCGATATCGCGTTTGATGCAGCCAACGCCGATCCCGCCTTTCGCGCCGAACTGGATGGTTTGCTGCGGGAGTACGTGGGCCGTCCCACGGCGCTCACCTTTGCCCCACGACTCAGCGAGCGGATTGGCGCCCCGGTGTGGCTCAAGCGCGAAGACCTGAATCACACGGGCGCGCACAAGATCAACAACACGGTGGGGCAGGCGCTGCTGGCCCGTCGCATGGGCAAGCGCCGCATCATCGCCGAGACCGGCGCCGGGCAGCACGGTGTGGCCACGGCAACGATCTGTGCCCGATTCGGCCTCGAGTGCGTCGTATACATGGGTGAGGAAGACATGCGGCGCCAAGCGCTGAATGTCTTCCGCATGCGTCTGCTCGGTGCGACGGTCGTGCCGGTGACAGCGGGTACGCGTACGCTCAAGGACGCCACCACTGAAGCCATCCGCGACTGGGTCACCACTGTGAATGACAGCCATTACATCATCGGTTCGGTAGTCGGCCCGGCGCCGTATCCGCGGATGGTGCGCGAGTTCCAGTCGGTGATTGGCCGCGAATCCCGCGCGCAGATGCTCGAACGGGCGGGTCGCCTGCCGAAGACCGTGGTAGCGTGCATTGGTGGCGGCTCGAACGCGATGGGGATCTTCTCGGGGTTCGTTCAGGACGCCGACGTGGAACTGGTTGGCGTGGAAGCCGCCGGCGACGGTCTCGACACCGATCGTCACAGCGCCTCCATCACCAAGGGCACGCCTGGTGTGTTGCATGGCTCGCTCAGCTACCTGCTGCAGGACGAGGCCGGGCAGGTGCACCCCGCGCACTCCATCTCGGCCGGCCTCGACTACCCCGGCGTTGGCCCCGAACATTCGTGGCTGCACGACAGTGGCCGCGCCCTCTACGATTCGGTCACCGACACCGAGGCGCTGCGTGGGGTGGCCGTGCTGAGCCGCCTCGAGGGCATCATTCCGGCGCTGGAGACGGCACATGCCGTGGCCTGGGTGGAGCGTTCGGCTGGTCGGTGGCAGGCCGACGAGCCCGTCCTCCTGTGCGTGAGCGGTCGCGGCGACAAGGACGTGGGCACCATCAGCCAGCACACGCTGCCTGACGTATGA
- a CDS encoding phosphoribosylanthranilate isomerase: MTSAPISPVRIKICGLTRPQDAEHAEQQGASYLGVILAGGPRLLTVDAARSVLGPRRQGVQRVAVFGDQSAEEIVSIADALDLDVMQLHGHASTNGRSYVEMVAWLRDTTGRTVWPVLRVAGQELPKDAAALAQTAGALVLDAHVVGQLGGTGVALDWSGLRASVMALRQATPVQLVLAGGLRPENVAAAIGLLSPQVVDVSSGVEVAPGVKDPERVQQFVMAARGAVETQA, translated from the coding sequence ATGACCTCCGCCCCCATCTCTCCGGTCCGTATCAAGATCTGCGGACTGACACGCCCGCAGGATGCCGAACACGCCGAACAGCAGGGCGCGTCCTATCTGGGCGTGATCCTGGCCGGAGGCCCTCGGTTACTGACGGTGGACGCGGCCCGTTCCGTGCTTGGCCCACGTCGTCAGGGTGTGCAAAGAGTGGCCGTGTTCGGTGACCAGTCGGCGGAAGAAATCGTTTCGATCGCGGACGCACTCGACCTCGATGTCATGCAGTTGCATGGGCATGCCTCGACGAACGGTCGCTCATACGTCGAGATGGTCGCTTGGCTCCGGGACACCACGGGACGCACCGTGTGGCCGGTGCTGCGCGTGGCCGGTCAGGAACTGCCGAAGGACGCCGCAGCGCTCGCCCAAACCGCAGGTGCTTTGGTGTTGGATGCCCACGTCGTCGGACAACTCGGCGGCACCGGGGTCGCGCTCGACTGGTCCGGGCTGCGCGCCTCGGTGATGGCGCTCCGGCAGGCCACGCCGGTGCAGTTGGTACTGGCCGGCGGTCTCCGTCCCGAAAACGTGGCCGCCGCCATCGGACTGCTGTCGCCGCAGGTGGTAGACGTATCTTCCGGCGTGGAAGTGGCGCCTGGTGTGAAGGATCCGGAGCGCGTGCAACAGTTTGTGATGGCAGCGCGCGGCGCTGTGGAGACTCAGGCATGA